AAACTGTGCGACAGCCGCCACCGGGGTAGCTTTTGAAGACTGGCCTCCCGTATTGGAGTAGACTTCCGTATCCACGACCAGAACGTTTACGTCAGGGCCATTCGCGAGCACATGGTCGAGGCCGCCAAAGCCGATATCATAGGCCCAGCCGTCGCCTCCGTACATCCACATGGACTTTTTGACAAGATGTTCGGTGTTGTTCAGCAGGTCGCGCAGTTCCAGACTGTCCTCGCCGCGGGCGCACGCGACTTTGGCGGCCGTTTCCACCGCATCGCTGTACGCCCTGCTGCCTTCGCCCTCATGGTAATGGTCTTTCCATTCCTGCAGCGCCCGGATCAGTTCGGGATCGCGGGTCTTACCGTTGAGCAGCTTCTCGGCCGTCATCAGCAGGCGCTCGCGCTGCTGCTGGACGGCCAGGCACATGCCAAGGCTGAATTCGGCGTTATTTTCGAACAACGAGTTGGAGAACGCCGGTCCATGGCCGCGATTGTTCTTCGTATAAGGCACACAGGGACAGGCCGCGCCCCAGGCCTGAGTGCAGCCTGTGGCATTGGCGATGTACATGCGGTCGCCGAAAAGCTGCGTCATGGCTTTCATGTAGGGGGTCTCGCCGCAGCCCGCACACGCCCCCGAAAATTCAAGCAGAGGCTGTTCGAACTGGCTGCCTTTGACGGTGAATTTATCCATCGGATTCACTTTCGGCGAGAGGGTCAGCGCATAATCCCAGTTTTTCTGCTGAGGCAGCTGGGTCTCGAGCAACTTCATCACGAGCGCTTTCTCCTTGACCGGGCAGACTTCGACGCAGCTGCCGCAGCCGACGCAGTCAAGAGCGCTGAGCTGGATGCGGAACTTCAGGCCTTGAGCGTTTTTCAGACCGCGGGCATCAACCGTTTCAAAGCCGTCCGGCGCGTTCAACGCCTCTGATTCGTTCAACAGGAAGGGTCTGATGGCCGCATGCGGACAAACAAAAGAACACATGTTGCATTGAATGCACCTTTCCGGATTCCACTCCGGAACCATCACTGCCGTGCCGCGCTTTTCATACTTGGAGGTCCCCAGCGGCACCGTGCCGTCGGCCGCGTCAACAAAAACGCTGACGGGAATGTCGTCGCCTTTCAGGCTGTTGACGGGGATCAGCACTTTGCGAATATAGTCGGGAAGCAAAGGATCAACGCGTTCATCCGCCGCCTTATCCTCGGCGTTGGCCCATTCAGCGGGAACTTCGATGCGGATCACGCTGGCGCCGCCGCGGTCGACAGCCTCGTAGTTCATGCGAAGGACCTTGTCGCCCTTCGCGCCGTAAGTATTCTTGATCGCTTCCTTCATGTACTTCACGACGTCTTCGAAAGGCAGAATGCCCGACAGCTTGAAAAACGCCGACTGCAGCACGGAGTTTGTGCGGTTCCCCATGCCGATTTCCATAGCGATGCGGGTAGCGTCGATGATGTAAAAATTGATATGTTTACGAGCCAGATCCCGTTTGACGGAAGCGGGAAGATGCCGCTCCAGATCTTCCGGTTTCCAGGCGCAGTTCAGCAAGAAGGTGCCGCCGTCTTTCAGCTCGCCTGAGACGTTGTACTTGCCGATGTAGGCTTGCACGTGACAGGCAACGAAATCGGCCTGCGTGACCAGATAGGTGGAACGGATCGGCAGCCGTCCGAAGCGAAGATGCGATCTCGTCACGCTGCCGGATTTCTTCGTGTCGTATTCAAAATAAGCCTGAACGTATTGGTCGGTGTTGTCTCCAATAATCTTGATGGAGTTCTTGTTGGCTCCCACGGTACCATCGGAACCAAGTCCCCAAAACTTGCAGGCCACGGTGCCTTCGCTCTCGGTGACGATATTGGGCCCGAGCTCCAGCGAATGATAGGTCACGTCGTCCTTGATGCCGATCGTGAAATGGTTCTTGGGCTGGATCGAATCCATATTGTCAAACGCGGCGATCATCTGCGCCGGAGTGACATCTTTGGAAGACAGGCCATAGCGCCCGGCGATGACCATCGGCGCCGTGGAAACATTGGAGAACGTCGAGCAGACGTCTTCGTACAGAGGCTCGCCCGGCGCGCCGGCCTCTTTGGTACGATCGAGCACGGTCACGCAGCGCACGCTTTCCGGCAGAGCGGTAAGGAAATGTTCCGCAGAAAACGGTCGATAAAGATGGAC
This sequence is a window from Pyramidobacter sp. YE332. Protein-coding genes within it:
- the nifJ gene encoding pyruvate:ferredoxin (flavodoxin) oxidoreductase is translated as MAKQIMTIDGNEAAAHVSYAFTEVATIYPITPSSPMAEHVDEWSARGRQNLFGQRVHLMEMQAEFGAAAAMHGALESGALATSYTASQGLMLMIPPMYRIAGQLMPGVLHVSARTVGTHAFSIFGDHSDVMAVRQTGFAMLSSGSVQEVADLAAVPHLAAIAGSVPFVHFFDGFRTSHEIQKIEMLSYDDFGEMLDKEALLAFRKRSLNSDRPVQRSTVQNPDVLFQAREACNRYYLRMPYIVQSYMDRIHALTGRSYHLFDYYGDPNAERVVIAMGSVSGCLQEVVDELRSRGQKVGFLQVHLYRPFSAEHFLTALPESVRCVTVLDRTKEAGAPGEPLYEDVCSTFSNVSTAPMVIAGRYGLSSKDVTPAQMIAAFDNMDSIQPKNHFTIGIKDDVTYHSLELGPNIVTESEGTVACKFWGLGSDGTVGANKNSIKIIGDNTDQYVQAYFEYDTKKSGSVTRSHLRFGRLPIRSTYLVTQADFVACHVQAYIGKYNVSGELKDGGTFLLNCAWKPEDLERHLPASVKRDLARKHINFYIIDATRIAMEIGMGNRTNSVLQSAFFKLSGILPFEDVVKYMKEAIKNTYGAKGDKVLRMNYEAVDRGGASVIRIEVPAEWANAEDKAADERVDPLLPDYIRKVLIPVNSLKGDDIPVSVFVDAADGTVPLGTSKYEKRGTAVMVPEWNPERCIQCNMCSFVCPHAAIRPFLLNESEALNAPDGFETVDARGLKNAQGLKFRIQLSALDCVGCGSCVEVCPVKEKALVMKLLETQLPQQKNWDYALTLSPKVNPMDKFTVKGSQFEQPLLEFSGACAGCGETPYMKAMTQLFGDRMYIANATGCTQAWGAACPCVPYTKNNRGHGPAFSNSLFENNAEFSLGMCLAVQQQRERLLMTAEKLLNGKTRDPELIRALQEWKDHYHEGEGSRAYSDAVETAAKVACARGEDSLELRDLLNNTEHLVKKSMWMYGGDGWAYDIGFGGLDHVLANGPDVNVLVVDTEVYSNTGGQSSKATPVAAVAQFASSGKKTGKKDLGLMAMSYGNVYVAQVAMGADPAHFIKVLKEAESYDGPSLIIAYAPCINHGIVKGMGYAMPESKLAVQSGYWHLYRYDPRRAAKGENPFVLDSKKPTIPLRDFLMGEVRYAALGRTFPEEAARLLAMAEVQADAKYRRYAAMAESGKISVTA